GAAGCTCAAGTGGGAGCCGGGTAGGGCGTTCGAGTACCACCCGACGTCGGCCCACTGGGTGCTGGCCGAGGTCGTCGAGCGGGCGGCCGGATGCGACTACCGCGATGCCGTGCAGCGACTGGTGACCGACCCCGCCGGCTTCGACCGGCGGGTCCTCGGCCTCGGCGCCTCACACGGGGATCAGGACGGCATCGCGCCGATGGAGGTGTGGGGGTCGCCCGCCACGCCCGACGAGCTGGAGGCCGCCATCGGGGTGCGCGAACTCCCGTCCACCGAGATCACCGACGCCGCCCTGCTCGGGTTCAACCTCCCCGAGGTGCGGGCCGCGGGCGTGCCCGGTGCCGGAGCGGTGCTGCGCGCCTGCGACCTGGCGCTGTTCTACCAACGGCTGCTCCACGACCCCGATGGCATCTGGCATCCCGCCGTGCTGGCGGACGGCACCGGCACGGTGCGCAACACGTTCGGTGACCCGCTGTTCTCCGTGCCGGCCAATCGCACCCGCGGCCTGGTGCAGGCGGGCGGCGACGGGCTCAGCTTCCTTCGCGGCTTCGGTTCCTCGGTGTCGGCGCGGGCGTTCGGCCACAACGGCGCCGGCGGCCAGATCGCATGGGCCGATCCGGAGTCGGGTCTGTCGTTCGCCTATGCCACCAACGGGCTCGACGCCAACGTGATCCGCCAGTTCCGCCGCGGCATGTCGCTGTCGACGAGGGCGGGCCGGCTCCTCGACGACTGAGCCG
The sequence above is a segment of the Acidimicrobiales bacterium genome. Coding sequences within it:
- a CDS encoding serine hydrolase domain-containing protein; its protein translation is MGVSAGKLDDLLARARRDVDDGILPSCQIAVGLGGEVIAFETFGAATPDTRYSVFSCTKPIVASTAWVLMGQGRIDVEAPVVSYVPEFGTNGKHVVTVEHLLLHTCGFPSETLMPPEWNTREGRLAAFAAWKLKWEPGRAFEYHPTSAHWVLAEVVERAAGCDYRDAVQRLVTDPAGFDRRVLGLGASHGDQDGIAPMEVWGSPATPDELEAAIGVRELPSTEITDAALLGFNLPEVRAAGVPGAGAVLRACDLALFYQRLLHDPDGIWHPAVLADGTGTVRNTFGDPLFSVPANRTRGLVQAGGDGLSFLRGFGSSVSARAFGHNGAGGQIAWADPESGLSFAYATNGLDANVIRQFRRGMSLSTRAGRLLDD